A genomic window from Planococcus rifietoensis includes:
- a CDS encoding YpjP family protein, with protein MKSWWQKSLMVAVTVLTLGAITPNHMIWESLLDEEDGPKTHASQGQTKEYTLEWIDPAEYYVTADSILADFRQAAEEQSYIKFGSRIGPVIDSEFRTRILPTIQDVIDTELAGYSKDRLRNLTISEKPSGDHAEKIFHVYDKDSGQDEIRFHVRTEKKPLEGYSFNFHYHLASDQYQRHISIGDIYWSKNTPPKWLS; from the coding sequence GTGAAGAGTTGGTGGCAGAAGTCCTTGATGGTTGCTGTAACGGTTCTGACGCTAGGAGCCATTACGCCAAACCATATGATTTGGGAATCCTTGCTCGATGAAGAGGATGGCCCAAAAACACATGCAAGCCAAGGGCAAACAAAAGAGTATACGCTTGAATGGATCGATCCTGCAGAATATTATGTGACGGCAGACTCAATTCTTGCCGATTTTCGCCAAGCCGCTGAAGAACAGTCCTACATAAAATTCGGATCGCGCATCGGCCCGGTGATCGACTCGGAATTCCGTACGCGCATTTTGCCGACGATCCAGGACGTGATCGACACGGAACTGGCCGGATACAGCAAAGACAGATTGCGCAATTTGACGATTTCCGAAAAACCATCCGGCGACCATGCCGAAAAAATTTTCCACGTCTATGACAAGGACAGCGGGCAAGATGAAATCCGCTTCCATGTCCGGACGGAGAAAAAACCGCTTGAAGGCTATTCATTCAATTTCCATTACCATTTGGCAAGCGATCAGTACCAGCGTCACATCAGCATCGGGGACATCTACTGGTCAAAAAATACACCGCCTAAATGGCTTTCCTGA
- a CDS encoding class I SAM-dependent methyltransferase, with translation MKTIVTTAYRPTDATKRRAQETAQFLGLQAVERNKRPVYKLHEELAADVIVCKKERLELYPVGQSEPFFFHPNSAAFRSKRPLGNDPLVEVSGLEAGDAYLDCTLGMASDALIASLVVGDTGRVIGCESDPVIAHIIREGLKNYQDMPKLHDSMRRIQVASQNAVDYLKGLDDNSFDVVYMDPMFTEQIAEASNFAPLRNNADHGQLTEEWVEEAKRVARKSVVLKAHFRSTDFEAFGFNRRVRPNTKFHFGVIQMNKSQ, from the coding sequence GTGAAGACGATCGTCACGACCGCTTACCGGCCGACGGATGCGACCAAGCGCCGTGCACAAGAGACCGCACAGTTCCTTGGCCTGCAGGCAGTCGAGCGCAATAAGCGGCCGGTCTACAAACTGCACGAAGAACTAGCAGCGGACGTCATCGTCTGCAAAAAAGAACGGCTCGAACTTTATCCAGTCGGACAAAGCGAGCCGTTCTTTTTTCATCCCAATTCGGCGGCATTTCGCTCGAAGCGGCCGCTCGGAAACGATCCACTCGTTGAAGTGTCTGGACTTGAGGCAGGCGATGCCTATCTGGATTGCACGCTCGGCATGGCGAGTGACGCGCTCATTGCTTCGCTTGTCGTTGGGGACACCGGAAGAGTGATTGGCTGTGAAAGCGACCCGGTCATCGCCCATATCATCCGTGAAGGCTTGAAAAATTATCAGGATATGCCGAAACTGCACGATTCGATGAGGCGCATTCAAGTCGCCTCTCAAAATGCAGTCGATTATTTGAAAGGGCTTGATGATAATTCCTTCGATGTCGTTTATATGGATCCGATGTTCACGGAACAGATTGCCGAAGCATCAAACTTCGCGCCGCTTAGAAACAATGCAGACCACGGGCAATTGACGGAGGAATGGGTAGAGGAAGCGAAGCGCGTTGCAAGGAAAAGCGTCGTCTTGAAAGCGCATTTCCGCTCGACTGATTTTGAGGCGTTCGGCTTCAATCGGCGCGTGCGCCCAAATACGAAATTCCATTTCGGCGTCATACAAATGAATAAGAGCCAATAA
- a CDS encoding BrxA/BrxB family bacilliredoxin, producing MQAYDEYMKGIVVPMRKELTESGFTELTTAEDVNEHMSNSQGVSLVIINSICGCAAGLARPAVREAVELAEHKPDHLVTVFAGQDKEATAQMRQYFEEVPPSSPSIAVVKDGQLAHFIPREEIEGFEMEQVRDAVKQAIEEAAQ from the coding sequence ATGCAAGCATACGATGAGTACATGAAAGGCATTGTCGTCCCAATGCGCAAAGAACTGACGGAATCCGGATTTACGGAGCTGACGACGGCAGAAGACGTCAACGAACATATGAGCAATTCACAAGGCGTGAGCCTCGTGATCATCAACTCGATCTGCGGATGCGCCGCAGGACTTGCACGCCCAGCGGTACGCGAAGCGGTGGAATTGGCTGAACATAAACCTGACCATTTGGTAACAGTATTTGCAGGACAGGACAAAGAAGCGACAGCACAGATGCGCCAGTATTTTGAGGAAGTGCCGCCATCGTCTCCTTCAATCGCGGTCGTAAAAGACGGGCAGCTTGCGCATTTTATTCCACGCGAAGAAATCGAAGGCTTTGAGATGGAACAAGTGCGTGATGCCGTGAAACAAGCGATCGAGGAAGCAGCGCAGTGA
- a CDS encoding DUF6236 family protein, with amino-acid sequence MRGIVVSPEIVMSGKNSMSVNGGTIAPIKLRQYLLYWDQIDFPTSNIITFGGTADTDFLESTGALKRSRVNLQMAGEFTNLFLKSQMEAFRLNNEKEVGSWSLAQPHYNLVLDEVSGIMSRNIEVELYQSLPVPEKDVPLVDILEFKEKRKDELLEFRSLIDNLYLDIVNSGDQERDKLKSLELLARKTKEIDRLMEESFMSRLAQSLKIEFDWKDMAAKTGTTVLGSFTGQYTFETGLAVGLLSSINVSSEMSLKPRSLPPELKDYAYLYYSQKEFK; translated from the coding sequence TGTAGTTTCGCCAGAAATAGTTATGAGCGGAAAAAATTCGATGAGTGTAAATGGAGGCACTATTGCACCTATAAAGTTACGACAATACTTGCTTTACTGGGATCAGATTGATTTTCCTACAAGTAATATAATAACCTTCGGAGGAACTGCTGATACAGACTTTTTAGAATCGACTGGTGCATTAAAAAGATCAAGAGTTAACCTACAAATGGCTGGAGAATTTACAAACCTTTTTTTAAAAAGTCAGATGGAAGCATTTAGACTAAATAATGAAAAAGAAGTTGGAAGTTGGTCATTAGCACAACCTCACTATAATTTAGTTCTTGACGAGGTCAGTGGGATAATGAGCCGGAATATTGAGGTGGAATTATATCAAAGTCTCCCAGTACCAGAAAAAGATGTACCTCTTGTAGATATTCTAGAATTTAAAGAGAAAAGAAAAGATGAACTACTAGAATTTAGAAGCTTAATCGATAATTTGTATTTAGATATTGTGAACTCCGGAGATCAAGAAAGGGATAAGCTTAAAAGCCTAGAATTACTTGCTAGAAAAACAAAAGAGATAGATCGCTTAATGGAAGAGTCATTCATGAGTCGGCTAGCACAAAGTCTTAAAATAGAATTCGATTGGAAAGATATGGCGGCCAAAACTGGAACTACAGTTTTGGGTAGTTTTACTGGACAGTATACTTTTGAGACTGGATTGGCGGTAGGTCTTCTATCTTCAATAAATGTTAGCTCGGAGATGTCACTAAAACCAAGAAGCCTTCCTCCAGAACTCAAAGACTATGCTTACCTTTACTATTCTCAAAAAGAATTTAAATGA